From a single Miscanthus floridulus cultivar M001 unplaced genomic scaffold, ASM1932011v1 os_2167_1_2, whole genome shotgun sequence genomic region:
- the LOC136534673 gene encoding uncharacterized protein yields MEEDPAADERRKNKGGLEWELERHYDDLEREMMLMAADRPHKQQRRHRPDLLQNCDLPPPAKLFGPVPTLHRLETAAAAAAKDHKGDVADDDLLRALRLSQSRAREAEDKLAAAGATNVDLAALLVRDSVALSAHRRWVMMLEAENSLLRGRRGVADPDHGAGGVAAWWVALAVCVGVGLAPGRFLC; encoded by the exons ATGGAGGAGGATCCGGCGGCGGAcgagaggaggaagaacaaggGCGGGCTGGAGTGGGAGCTGGAGCGCCACTACGACGACTTGGAGCGGGAGATGATGCTGATGGCCGCCGACCGGCCGCACAAGCAGCAGCGGCGGCACCGGCCCGATCTGCTCCAGAACTGCGACCTGCCCCCACCGGCCAAGCTCTTCGGCCCCGTCCCcactctccacag GCtggagaccgccgccgccgccgctgccaaggACCACAAGGGCGACGTCGCCGACGACGACCTGCTGCGGGCGCTGCGCCTGTCGCAGTCGCGCGCGCGGGAGGCGGAGGACAAGCTGGCGGCCGCGGGCGCCACCAACGTCGACCTCGCGGCGCTGCTCGTGCGGGACTCCGTCGCGCTGTCCGCGCACCGCCGCTGGGTCATGATGCTGGAGGCCGAGAACTCCCTGCTCCGGGGAAGACGAGGAGTTGCGGACCCGGACCACGGCGCCGGCGGGGTGGCCGCGTGGTGGGTCGCGCTCGCCGTCTGCGTCGGCGTCGGCCTCGCGCCCGGCAGGTTCCTCTGCTGA